From Daucus carota subsp. sativus chromosome 6, DH1 v3.0, whole genome shotgun sequence, the proteins below share one genomic window:
- the LOC108225687 gene encoding uncharacterized protein LOC108225687, translated as MAEYEALIAGLRLAKEMKVENPAIYSDSMIVVEQVKGWFQWNGIQTDAYIQLCWRLMGCFKEVHLERIPREFNANADALSKLASQKEAVLLGVIPLETLKCPSVPKIEETGAVIIMAIGDAGETWMTPILEFLKEGTLPEDKNEARRLKYKAARYVIYDNVLYRIGFNSPLLKCIYGEECNYIMREIHEGICGNHSGVAPSLKRSYIRGIIGPPSDKMPKILLVAAIGDRGMPIIAINRQLGLPPSLALGLLLCGGLTKLVNYPRPRGVLNTRAVVAIDYFNKWVEAEPLATISAKKIKDFVHKSIVCRYGIPYKLISDNGEQFDSKELRDFCEALGIKKDFSAVCHPQSNGHTEAINKIIKHTLKAKLEEAKGDWPGELPQVLWSYNTMPRSTTGETHFSLTYGCEAMVLVKVGAGSFCRDHYDPEMNEANHRLYLDMIEEVRTNSQIRLASYQQRAVRHYNGKVKDRPVRVGDLVLRRVMPNTKVAAHGVFGANLEGPYKVKAVIWGGTYHLVNMDDKMVLRAWNAEHLRKYYQ; from the coding sequence ATGGCTGAATATGAGGCGCTGATCGCTGGCCTAAGGCTAGCAAAAGAAATGAAAGTTGAAAATCCGGCTATATACAGTGACTCTATGATAGTGGTGGAGCAAGTGAAAGGATGGTTCCAATGGAATGGAATCCAAACTGACGCGTATATTCAATTGTGCTGGCGTCTAATGGGGTGTTTCAAGGAAGTCCATCTCGAGAGGATCCCAAGGGAGTTTAATGCGAATGCGGATGCACTGTCAAAATTGGCATCACAAAAGGAGGCTGTCCTCTTAGGAGTCATTCCTTTGGAAACTTTGAAATGCCCCAGCGTTCCCAAAATAGAGGAAACAGGAGCAGTTATAATAATGGCGATTGGTGATGCTGGGGAAACATGGATGACCCCCATTCTGGAGTTTCTCAAAGAAGGCACCTTGCCCGAAGACAAAAATGAGGCGAGGCGCCTCAAGTACAAGGCTGCTCGGTATGTGATCTATGACAATGTCCTATACAGGATAGGCTTCAATTCCCCTCTCCTCAAGTGCATATACGGAGAGGAGTGCAACTACATCATGCGAGAGATACACGAAGGGATCTGTGGTAATCACTCGGGGGTGGCTCCCTCGCTCAAAAGATCGTACATCAGGGGTATTATTGGCCCACCATCAGACAAGATGCCCAAGATTTTGCTCGTAGCTGCAATAGGTGACAGAGGTATGCCAATTATAGCAATTAACCGGCAACTAGGCTTACCTCCCTCTCTAGCCCTTGGCCTTTTGCTATGTGGGGGATTGACTAAATTGGTGAACTACCCAAGGCCAAGGGGGGTGTTAAATACGCGGGCGGTGGTGGCCATAGACTATTTCAACAAATGGGTAGAAGCTGAGCCTCTAGCCACTATCTCCGCTAAAAAGATCAAAGACTTTGTGCACAAGTCTATTGTGTGCCGCTATGGGATCCCATACAAGCTTATCTCGGATAATGGTGAACAATTTGATAGCAAGGAGTTGCGGGACTTTTGTGAGGCACTTGGCATAAAAAAGGATTTCTCAGCAGTATGCCACCCTCAGTCCAACGGCCATACTGAGGCCATCAATAAGATCATCAAGCATACCCTCAAGGCAAAACTAGAGGAAGCCAAAGGTGATTGGCCTGGGGAGCTCCCCCAGGTGTTGTGGTCCTACAACACTATGCCTCGGAGTACAACAGGTGAGACCCATTTCTCTCTCACGTATGGCTGCGAGGCCATGGTCTTGGTTAAAGTAGGAGCTGGTTCCTTCTGCAGAGACCATTATGATCCTGAAATGAATGAGGCCAACCATCGCCTCTACTTGGATATGATTGAAGAAGTGAGGACAAACTCCCAAATTAGGCTGGCATCCTATCAACAAAGGGCCGTCAGGCACTACAATGGAAAAGTGAAAGATCGTCCCGTTCGCGTTGGTGATCTGGTTCTTAGGAGAGTCATGCCAAACACTAAGGTGGCTGCACATGGAGTTTTTGGGGCAAACTTGGAAGGACCCTACAAAGTCAAAGCCGTAATCTGGGGAGGCACCTATCACTTGGTAAATATGGACGACAAGATGGTTCTCAGAGCATGGAATGCGGAGCACCTCCGCAAATACTATCAGTAG